The Candidatus Limnocylindrales bacterium genome includes the window GGTAATCTCAACCCGTCGCCGCTCCCCGCCGGAGAGCGTATACGCTTTGTTATATCGAACCCTTGCAATATCGAGTTCGTTTAACAAAACGTCCAGCCGTTCTTTACGCTCGGTAGCTGTAAGATTGAGGGTTTCCAAAATGGCTAAAATGTTTTCTTCAACGGTTAATTTCCGAAACACAGAAGCTTCCTGGGGTAAATAACCTAATCCCTTGCGTGCCCGCATATACATGGGATACTCGGTAATATCTTCCTCCCCTAAGTACACCCGTCCCTCTTCAGGTCGTATGAGCCCGATGAGCATATAAAAGGTAGTCGTTTTACCCGCCCCATTAGGTCCCAACAGTCCAACGACTTCCCCTTGCCGAACGCTCAAACTGACTCCATTTACCACCTTCCGGCCTTTGTAACTTTTCTGAAGATTCTCCGCACGTAACTCAATCACAACCAACTAGGGAAGTAAGGGTATGGGAGTATGGGGGTAGGAGAGTAGGGAAGTAAGAGGGAAAGAGAAGATATGTTTATCACATTTCCACACTCCAATACTCCCACACATCCGTACTCCCATACCTTCTACTTTTCTACTCTACGGCTTCCGTCCCCCAGGATAAAGGGTTGCCTTAATGGGGGACTCTACCTCAGTTTTTTCGCTTTTTTTTTCCTCCGATTTAGCTTTGTTATCAGCTCCTACATTTTGATCTCCTGGGAGAACCGTTTTAACACGACTTTTCTTAGCAGCCGTGGTGGTGGTAGCCGGACCACCCTTCGCAACATATTTATCCACGGCCAGAAAAGCTTCTATAATCGGGGCTTCTAAGGTATTTTTCTTGACCTTGTCTTCTGCACGGGCTTTGTTTCCGTCTAAACCCTCCAGAACGGCTCGTTGGGTATCATCATAGTACGTACCGCGATCCCCGGTAAAGAGCATATTATCCTTTGTAATGTGAACATTATCAAACACTTCTATTTTCAAAAGCTCATCCTTTTCGGCCTGCGCATAGGCAATCATTTTCTCAGCCTTTAACTCGGTTGTTGCCTTCACGGCCACTACATTTCCAATGTAAGTTGCGGTACGGTTTACATTATCTAAAATAACCTTATCAGCTGTAATCACAATGGGAACATCTCCCTTAAAACTTTCCTTCAAAGAACTCGGTTTGGAACCTGAAGTTTTCTCAACCTTCCCGGATGTAAATCCCTTGTTTGGCTCACCATCTGAAGTTTTCTCAGCCGATTTAGATTCGGATTCTTTCTTCGGATGAAGCGTCATAACCACACGTTCAGGTCTGTTATCCGCAAAAGCTTCCACCACATCTTTATCCAGATAAGCAATCAAACGGTTACCGGTTAGCGTATTATCCACCTGCCAGGCCTTGGCATTTCCCTCCACCTCCAGCTTTTGCTCCGCATCATAATAAGTACATGTGTTTCCCGTTGCCGTGATGGTCTCCCGAACTAGCCGACAATCTCCAACGGCCACAGCCTTCTCTAGTTTTTCCTGGTCGTTGGCATAAACGATGAGTTTATCGGTAAAAATATTGGTCTGATCCTGACTGACAACCACATTACCGGTATAAATGGCAATCTTTTTGGTATTATCAATTTCAAGCTCATCTGCCGTAATTTCGGTAGGCCCACGACTTTTTTTCATCTTGTCTTGTAATTTTTCATCTTTTTTCTCGGTTTTGGTGGGCTCTTGAGATTGGTCTTGAGATTGAACGGATGGTGATAGGACTAAACAGGCTCCCAGCATCACGAATCCTATAAACCATCTCTCCAGCTTTTTCATAACTCCCCCCTTTAAGGTTCTGAATTAATCTGCCTTAAATAAAGGCAGTTGATCGGTTATCTCCACAAAACGCCCATCCCCGGTTGACCCATGCGTATTAAAACTCGAGCTATTTTCATCCTGGGATAAAATGATCGTTTTGACATTACGGCCAAATTTAAAGGTCTTGACATCTACTTTAGCCTCAAAGGCTTCTCCGGTTGTAATCGTGCGTCCCTTTTCAAGGGTTACCGGATCTTTAGAAGAAATAAGTCCCGTGGTGGTATCATAGACCAACTGATGGGCCTGTAATTTAACCCCGTCTTCATTTACAGCGACCACATTTCCGGTAATCGTAACGGTTTTGGTGATATCCGATTTTAATCCTTCCTTCCCCGTAAGGCTTAAGGCCTTACCCTGGTCATCAAAGAATCGTGCATGGACATCACTCAGTCGGGTTTCCTTTTGATCATTGAAAATTTCTGCAGTCTTGGCGGTCAGGCTCCATAAAAGCTGGTTTCCCGAGGACTCCGTCAACTCTACATCGTTAATAACCACATCTGCATGGGTATCCAACGAGTTATTTTTAACCGGCGGCACGGGAACCCTCTGATATGAGAAAACATAGAAACTACTGATGGCTATTATAGCCAGTAAGATAAATAAAAATAATCCTCTTAATACCTTAAACTTGATCATGATGGAAATAAGGGAGCAAAGTCCTATAGGTAGATTTGATATGCTCTGGGATGACCCGTACCTCCGCGATTACGGTCATATAGTTGGTGTCTCCTCCCCATCGGGGAACGATATGAACGTGGATATGATCTTTGACTCCAGCCCCCGCAACGGCTCCTATGTTGATCCCCATATTAAACCCTTCCGGGTGAAAAGCTTTCCTGAGAATGGTTTCACACCGTTGTACCTCCGAGAAAACATCCAAGATTTCCTCTTGAGTCAAATCGGCAAGATAAGGCACATGCCGATAAGGAATGATCATCAAATGCCCGTTATTATAAGGATAAAGATTCATCATGATAAACGAATGCTTACCTCGATACAATACGTAATGGACCTCATCTTCTTTTTCTGCCAACGCAGTGCAAAATAGACAACCCTTTTTTTTATCAGATAAAATATACTCGATTCTCCAAGGTGCCCAGAGGGTTTCCACAAAGTCTAAACTGATAGTTCACAGGAGGTAGGATCTAAAAAATTTTCTACTCCTTACTCCTTATGACCCAGTATTACCAATTCTTAGGCATATGTTATGCATACGCAACTTTAGTTTTATTAGATTTTTTTTCTTTGTCAAGTTCTTATATTGGAAATTTTTTACTTCTCCAATTGATAGGCTCTCCCGCCTCTAGAAACGATCTTACCAGGGAACTTTATCCACTTCTTATCTCCTTACTGGATAACTCCAAAAATCGCCCTATGCCCACTCTAAAGCCTGGCGTAAATCTTCCAGGATATCTTCCAGATCTTCAATTCCTACTGATAATCGGATAAGTCCTTCGGTAATACCTAATTTCTCTCGCTCCTCCTTAGGCATCCGGCGATGAGAAGTGGCTGCAGGAATAGTGACCAGCCCCTCAACCCCTCCCAAACTACCGGCTAAGTGAAAGAGTTTTAAGTGGCGTACAACCTTTTCTGCTTCTGCACCCCCGGACACCTCAAAACTGAGCATTCCCCCAAATCCTCGCATCTGCTTCCTGGCGATTTCATGTTGGGGATGATCTTCGAGTCCCGGGTAAAAAACTTTTCGTACCTTAGGATGGTTTTGAAGAAATCGAGCAACCTGTAAGCCATTGTGATTATGACGTTCCATTCTGGCTCCTAAGGTTTTAATCCCTCGATTCAATAACCAGGCGGTATGAGGATCCGGAATTCCACCGTATACATATCGGATATACTGAATTCGGCTCATCAGTTCCTGGCTTCCTATCACAACACCGGCCAAAATATCGCTATGACCTCCTAAATACTTCGAACCACTATGAATTTCAATATCCACTCCCAGGTTTAACGGCTTCTGATTAAAAGGTGAAGCAAACGTATTATCGATGACGGTAAGGATCTTATGCTTCTTTCCAATCTCAACGATTTTTTCGATATCCAACACCTTCAACATGGGATTCGTAGGGGTTTCAAAGTAAATGATTCGGGTGGAAGGGCGAAGGGCTGTTTCCAAGGCCCTTAAATCCCCGGTTTCAATAAAAGTAGTCTCTACCTGAAATCGGGGAAGCTCATTTTTAAGAAAGTTAAAGCTTCCTCCATAAATATCTTGAAAAGCTACAATATGATCTCCGGAACTGACCAAAGCCAGGAAGGTAGAAGTAATGGCGGCCATTCCAGAAGCAAAAACTAAAGCCCTTTCTCCTTGGGCAAGGGTCGCAATTTTAGCTTCGACGGCCTGGAAGGTAGGATTGCTGGCACGGGTATAGAAAAAGCCCTTTTTCTTACCGCTAATGACCTCTTTGAAGGTCTCCATATCCGGTTGAGCATACATCACCGTGGGATAAATAGGGAGACCAATGGATCCGGTTGCCGGGTCTGGAGGGTCTCCGGCAGATACTGCCTGAGTATGAAATCCTTTCATCCGATTCATCTGATCCTGCCGCTCCTGTTCCATATTTCTACGCTCCTTCAATCTTGAACAATTTCCCGTAAATCCTCTTGATTCTGTTTTTATAATACAGTACAGTATCCTTACTTCGATTTCAAGGAACTTTATCAATTTAGTAGATGGAAAAAGAAACACTCCCCATCCCCCCTCCAGGGGGGACTGACATGGGGTTGCTGCTGCTGAATCCCCCCTGGAGGGGGGATGGGGAGTGTTCAGACAGAAAAAGGGACACCTACTAAATTGTTATAGTGACATAAGACTTCGTTTTCCTTGACAAACCAGCCTTTATGGGTTATCAACCTGAATAGTTTGACCCGAGAACAAAGCTTTTACTTTAACTGAAAAGGAGATTTTATTTATGACTTCAAAACCATCCGGAACTCTTCTTGCTTCCTTACAATCTGTAGATGCCGAAAGAATTCGGGAGATCAGTCGAAAGCATCTTTGGCAACCCCTCCTCCAACATAGCCTGTTAGAAACCCAAAAACCCCTGATTATCACAGAAGGAAAGGGCTGCTATTTGATAGATTCCGAGGGTCATGAATATTTAGATGCCTTCTCTGGGCTCTGGGCCGTTAACATAGGGTACGGTCGGCAGGAGATAGCCGATGCGGTTTATCGACAGATGAACCAGCTTAATTACTATCCACTCAGCCAGCTCAACGTTCCGGCAGCGCTTTTAGCCGAAAAGCTTGCTTCGATCCTTCCTGGAGATCTGGAGCGAATTTTCTTCGTTAATAGTGGATCGGAAGCGGTGGAAACGGCCCTCAAAATCGCCCGGCAATACGGACGGCAGAAATATCCTGGGGAAAATCGCTATAAAATCATCTCGCGATATCGAAGTTACCACGGATTCACCATGGGTGCCCTCTCCGCCACAGGACAGAAAATGCGGAAGAGAAAATTTGAGCCCCTGGTTCCCGGTTTTCTCCATGCCCATCCTCCCTACTGTTACCGTTGTCCCCTTAACCTCAAGTACCCGGAATGCAATATTCAATGTGCTGAGGAGATTGGAAATATCATTCAACACGAAGGGAAAGAATCCGTTGCAGCGGTTATTGCAGAACCGATTATCGGAGGAGGTGGCGTGATTGTTCCCCCACCCGAATACTTTCCCAAACTCAGGAAGATCTGTGATGATCATGGAGTATTGCTGATTGCCGATGAGGTGATTACCGGATTTGGGCGAACGGGTACCCTTTTTGCTTCAGAAGCCTTTAATATTAGACCGGATATGATCACTCTGGCCAAGGGAATTAGCAGTGCTTATCTGCCTTTAGCAGCCTGTGCCACAACTCCCCAAGTGTTCGATGCATTTCTGGGGAGTCCAGGAGCCGAACTGGAGTTCGGTCAGGTCAGTACCTTTGGGGGCCACCCGGTAGCCTGTGCAGCCGGTCTGGCCAATTTAGATATCCTCCTTCGAGAACGACTCTGGGAGAATTCTGCAGAAGTAGGCTCGTATCTTCTAAAGGGATTGGAACAGCTCAAGGAATTTCCCATTGTAGGTGATGTACGCGGCAAGGGGCTCCTGGCCGGAATCGAGATTGTGATAGATGAAAACAAAACCCCCGCAGACGATAAAACTATCGGGACGATCTTGAAAGAAGCCCGGGAGGAAGGGGTTATCGTAGGCCGTATGGCCATGGCAGTTACAGATTACAATAATGTCGTGGCCCTTTCTCCTCCCTTATCCCTCAAAAAAGAGGAGGCCGACCGAATTGTGAACGCGTTACAAAAATCCATCGGGAAAGTAGCAAGAAGTTTGTGAGGATTTTAATCTATTACCCACCAGCCTGGAAAGTGGTAAGGGAGAGGGGTATCTGTATCCATTTAGCAGGTGGAAGGAAAAAAGTGACCTTTCCTAAACAGTCATGACCCGTTGGATCGTCGCAAGGTATGAAAATCGTAGGGCGTTTTCGTAAGACAATTATATGGGAGTGCGGGCGGGGACGCTTGCCATATCCCTAAGTTCTGTGCCAAACGTATCCAGTTTAAAACTCCCGAAGATGTGGCGGAGAGCTTTGAGGATTGTTAGAATTTTACAGTTATTAACAGACCGCTCCTCCAGGGTTTAAACCCTTAACTTAACCCCTTACCCTGTAAGGGTAGCCCAGGAGCCAGAAGGTAGGTGTATCATTAAAAAGGAGATATATGGAGTTTAAAACCAGTGACCTGAAAATGTTAAGCCAGAGATTAGAAGAATTGGCCAGTAATGGGAATAGAACGGCCATTCGGATACAAAAGACCTTACATAGAACCATTGAGGAAGTCAGGGAAGTATGGCACGAATTAGATGATTTACCCTTGTCTGAATGGAACGAAGAGGCCAGGGAACTTTTTGAAGTAGTCGATAGCCTTCTAAAGGTTCTTTGTATCTTCTCGGTAGATGAAGGGAATATCTCTTTATCGCAATCCTGCTAAAGGTAACCATCGGATCGAGCTCTTCTATTCTTTGGGATGGATGTCTTCTTTTGTGAGCGGGGTTGTCAGTTTACAGGGTTTACCGTTCACATAGGAAGAACGAAGAAAGATCCATGAGTGATTGGATAGATCGATTAGAGAGAATTGATCCGAAACTCGTCCTGCATATTCGGGTTGACGAACTTACCATTACGGAGATTAACGAATTGCTGGATTTGTGGGAAGAACACTCCAATGACGAGTTCACCGAGGCCATTAAGGAGATGCTTTTTCACCGGGAAGGTTTTATAGGGAAAACTCTTTTGAAGGATTTGAAACAAAAGCTCCAGGTAAAGGAGGTAGATTCCCCGGACCGGAAGAAGATTCAGATTTTTGGGGAGGAGCATGTCATTACCCGGCACGGTAATTTTTTCTTACTGGACGGGAAATATCCCTTTGTTCATTATAGGCGCATAAACCGCGGCTTTTGGGTAGATCCCGACAGTGGTTATATCCTTTACCGTTTTGGAAGGTGGATGGTAAAGGATAACTGGCCGGTGTGTTTAAACGAATAGAGATAAGACTTTGGATCAATTCCTCAATAAGGTTCGTCTCCGATTACCGTACAGCGTCGCATGACCCGGCGCTCCCGGGTCGTATCATAGGCTGTTGCCCGGTGTAACAGACAGCGATTATCCCAAACGAGAACCTGTCTGGGCTCCCATTTATGGCAATAGATGAGATGATCAGGCGTGGCAAGCCGATTGACTTCTTCAATGAGGGCCCGACCTTCCTCGTAGTCCATACCCTGAATAGATTCTGCATGGTCTCCCAAAAAAATACATTTACGCTTCGTCTCCGGGTGGGTACGAATAATGGGATGGTCTACGGGGGGGACCTGGGCCTTTTGTTCCTCGGTTAACCGATCTTCCCCATGGCGACGGGTACGCGAGAAGTCCAAATTATGGATGGCCCGAAGTCCGCTGAGTCGTTCCTTCATTTCCTCACTTAATTCTTCATAAGCTCTGTACATGTCGCAAAAATAGGTTTCTCCACCCCTGGAGGGTACGATTTCTGCGTACATAATCGTGGCATGGCCAGTGCGGCGTCGCCAGGACCCGTCGGTATGCCAGTACAGGGTACCCTTGTCCGGGTGTTTCCCATTGGGATTGCCGGCCTCGTCCAGGTTGGAAAGAAAATAGATCTCGGGATAGTCCTTGTAACCATGATATTGATCCATCACATGGACCTGCACTTCACCAAAATTCCGGGCAAACTGAACCTGCAACGCCGGAAGCAGGTCTACATCCCGGAACAAGATAACCTGGTAGGTGAGAAAGGCCTCGTAGATGGCAGGGAATATCTCTTCCCTGACCCCTTCGCTGAGAGTAATCCCGACGATTTCAGCTCCAAGGACTGGAGATAAAGGTCTGACTTCAAACGGCCAGTTATAAGATCGGTTCGCTTTATGAAAAGCTTGAAGGTTCATTATTTCCTCCTCTTCTATTTATTCTATTCCTTTATCAGGAGCCTACGAACTGCCGGCATAGGTATATAAAATATCCACATAGGATTTCTCTGC containing:
- the lptC gene encoding LPS export ABC transporter periplasmic protein LptC; translation: MIKFKVLRGLFLFILLAIIAISSFYVFSYQRVPVPPVKNNSLDTHADVVINDVELTESSGNQLLWSLTAKTAEIFNDQKETRLSDVHARFFDDQGKALSLTGKEGLKSDITKTVTITGNVVAVNEDGVKLQAHQLVYDTTTGLISSKDPVTLEKGRTITTGEAFEAKVDVKTFKFGRNVKTIILSQDENSSSFNTHGSTGDGRFVEITDQLPLFKAD
- a CDS encoding PLP-dependent aspartate aminotransferase family protein gives rise to the protein MEQERQDQMNRMKGFHTQAVSAGDPPDPATGSIGLPIYPTVMYAQPDMETFKEVISGKKKGFFYTRASNPTFQAVEAKIATLAQGERALVFASGMAAITSTFLALVSSGDHIVAFQDIYGGSFNFLKNELPRFQVETTFIETGDLRALETALRPSTRIIYFETPTNPMLKVLDIEKIVEIGKKHKILTVIDNTFASPFNQKPLNLGVDIEIHSGSKYLGGHSDILAGVVIGSQELMSRIQYIRYVYGGIPDPHTAWLLNRGIKTLGARMERHNHNGLQVARFLQNHPKVRKVFYPGLEDHPQHEIARKQMRGFGGMLSFEVSGGAEAEKVVRHLKLFHLAGSLGGVEGLVTIPAATSHRRMPKEEREKLGITEGLIRLSVGIEDLEDILEDLRQALEWA
- a CDS encoding HIT domain-containing protein is translated as METLWAPWRIEYILSDKKKGCLFCTALAEKEDEVHYVLYRGKHSFIMMNLYPYNNGHLMIIPYRHVPYLADLTQEEILDVFSEVQRCETILRKAFHPEGFNMGINIGAVAGAGVKDHIHVHIVPRWGGDTNYMTVIAEVRVIPEHIKSTYRTLLPYFHHDQV
- a CDS encoding TauD/TfdA family dioxygenase is translated as MNLQAFHKANRSYNWPFEVRPLSPVLGAEIVGITLSEGVREEIFPAIYEAFLTYQVILFRDVDLLPALQVQFARNFGEVQVHVMDQYHGYKDYPEIYFLSNLDEAGNPNGKHPDKGTLYWHTDGSWRRRTGHATIMYAEIVPSRGGETYFCDMYRAYEELSEEMKERLSGLRAIHNLDFSRTRRHGEDRLTEEQKAQVPPVDHPIIRTHPETKRKCIFLGDHAESIQGMDYEEGRALIEEVNRLATPDHLIYCHKWEPRQVLVWDNRCLLHRATAYDTTRERRVMRRCTVIGDEPY
- the lptB gene encoding LPS export ABC transporter ATP-binding protein, which gives rise to MIELRAENLQKSYKGRKVVNGVSLSVRQGEVVGLLGPNGAGKTTTFYMLIGLIRPEEGRVYLGEEDITEYPMYMRARKGLGYLPQEASVFRKLTVEENILAILETLNLTATERKERLDVLLNELDIARVRYNKAYTLSGGERRRVEITRALVTSPSFILLDEPFAGIDPKAVADIQDIIAQLAYRGIGVLITDHNVRETLKTTDRAYILTDGEIRFSGTPLELAFNKKAKELYLGEDFVL
- the lptA gene encoding lipopolysaccharide transport periplasmic protein LptA, with the translated sequence MKKLERWFIGFVMLGACLVLSPSVQSQDQSQEPTKTEKKDEKLQDKMKKSRGPTEITADELEIDNTKKIAIYTGNVVVSQDQTNIFTDKLIVYANDQEKLEKAVAVGDCRLVRETITATGNTCTYYDAEQKLEVEGNAKAWQVDNTLTGNRLIAYLDKDVVEAFADNRPERVVMTLHPKKESESKSAEKTSDGEPNKGFTSGKVEKTSGSKPSSLKESFKGDVPIVITADKVILDNVNRTATYIGNVVAVKATTELKAEKMIAYAQAEKDELLKIEVFDNVHITKDNMLFTGDRGTYYDDTQRAVLEGLDGNKARAEDKVKKNTLEAPIIEAFLAVDKYVAKGGPATTTTAAKKSRVKTVLPGDQNVGADNKAKSEEKKSEKTEVESPIKATLYPGGRKP
- a CDS encoding aminotransferase, whose translation is MTSKPSGTLLASLQSVDAERIREISRKHLWQPLLQHSLLETQKPLIITEGKGCYLIDSEGHEYLDAFSGLWAVNIGYGRQEIADAVYRQMNQLNYYPLSQLNVPAALLAEKLASILPGDLERIFFVNSGSEAVETALKIARQYGRQKYPGENRYKIISRYRSYHGFTMGALSATGQKMRKRKFEPLVPGFLHAHPPYCYRCPLNLKYPECNIQCAEEIGNIIQHEGKESVAAVIAEPIIGGGGVIVPPPEYFPKLRKICDDHGVLLIADEVITGFGRTGTLFASEAFNIRPDMITLAKGISSAYLPLAACATTPQVFDAFLGSPGAELEFGQVSTFGGHPVACAAGLANLDILLRERLWENSAEVGSYLLKGLEQLKEFPIVGDVRGKGLLAGIEIVIDENKTPADDKTIGTILKEAREEGVIVGRMAMAVTDYNNVVALSPPLSLKKEEADRIVNALQKSIGKVARSL